CCCGGTCACCATCAAGACCCGCAAGGGCGACGTCGTGGTCGACACCGACGAATATCCGCGCCATGGCGCCACCCTCGACGCGATGGCCAAGCTCCGCGCGGCCTTCGAGAAGGACGGCACCGTGACCGCCGGCAACGCCTCGGGCATCAATGACGGCGCGGCAGCCGTCGTGCTGATGACCGCCAAGGAAGCCGCGCGGCAGGGCAAGAAGCCGCTCGCCCGCATCGTCTCCTGGGGGCAGGCCGGCGTCGATCCCAAGATCATGGGCACCGGTCCGATCCCCGCCTCGCGCGCCGCGCTGAAGAAGGCCGGCTGGAACATTGCCGACCTCGACCTGATCGAGGCCAACGAGGCGTTCGCGGCGCAGGCCTGCGCGGTCAACAAGGACCTCGGCTGGGATACCGCCAAGGTCAACGTCAACGGCGGCGCGATCGCGATCGGTCACCCGATCGGTGCGTCGGGCGCGCGCGTGCTGGTGACCTTGCTGCACGAGATGCAGAAGCGCGATGCCAAGAAGGGTCTCGCGACGCTCTGCATCGGGGGAGGCATGGGCATCGCCATGTGCGTTGCACGCGACTGAACAAAAGGCAGCGGGGCGGGTTAGGTGATGAAAAGATCATCTGTCAACCGCGGCGCGAGCTGATAAATAAGATGCCCGGCCACGCGCCGGGCATTTTTGTTTTGTACGTGAGTGAGTGCAAAAAAGCCGGAGTCATTCCGGCTGTAAAAGACGGCCAAGGAGGAATCGGACATGGCACGTGTTGCATTGGTGACGGGCGGAACGCGGGGCATCGGAGCTGCGATCAGCAAGGCTCTGAAGGCGGCGGGCTACAAGGTGGCGGCGACTTACGGCGGCAATGATGCGGCTGCCGAGAAGTTCAAGGCCGAAACCGGCATCCCCGTGTTCAAATGGGATGTTGCCTCGTTCGACGCCTGCGCGGATGGCGTGAAGAAGGTCGAGGCCGAGCTCGGGCCGGTCGACGTGCTGGTCAACAATGCCGGCATCACTCGCGACACTGCCTTCCACAAGATGACGCTCGAGCAGTGGAATGCCGTGATCAACACCAATCTCGGCTCGCTGTTCAACATGACGCGCCAGGTGATCGAGGGCATGCGCGCCCGCAAGTTCGGCCGCATCATCTCGATCTCCTCGATCAACGGCCAGAAGGGCCAGTTCGGCCAGGTCAATTATTCGGCGGCGAAGGCCGGCGACATCGGCTTCACCAAGGCGCTCGCGATCGAAAACGCCAAGGGCGGCATCACGGTCAACGTGATCGCTCCGGGCTACATCAACACCGAGATGGTGCAGGCGGTGCCGAAGGACGTTCTGGAGAAGAACGTGATTCCGCAGATCCCGGTCAATCGCCTCGGCGAGCCGGAGGAGATCGCGCGTGCGGTCGTATTCCTGGCCGCTGACGATGCCGGCTTCATCACCGGCTCGACGCTGACCATCAATGGTGGTCAGTATCACGCGTGACGCGAAGCGTCGTCGCGTCGCAGGCGTTATCAATCAAGTCGTGATGCCCGGCCTTGTGCCGGGCATCAACGTCATTACAAGGGGGCCGAACGATGACGTGGATGGCCGCGGCAGCTTGAGCGAAGAGATGTTCTGCGCTCGTGCCCGGCCGTGCCGGATCTTGCCCTGATGTCGACTCGTACCGCCACCCTTGTTGGACTGACCGCCATCCTGATGTGGTCGCTCTTGTCGGTCATGACGGTTGCAACCGGGCAGATTCCGGCCTTCCAGCTCGCCGCGATGACCTTCGCGATCGGGGCGGCGGTGGCGTTCGCAAGCTTCCTGTTTCGTCCGTCCGCCTTCGCCGCATTGAAGCAGCCGCCGGTCGCCTGGGCCGTCGGCGTCGGCGGCCTATTCGGCTATCACGCGCTGTATTTCCTGGCGCTGCGCTTCGCGCCGCCGGCGGAAGCAGGCCTGCTCAATTATCTCTGGCCGCTCCTGATCGTGTTGTTCTCCTCGCTGCTGCCGGGTGAGCGGCTCGCGGTCCATCACATCGTCGGCGCGGTGCTGGGCCTGGTCGGCACGGTGCTGCTGTTCGCGGGCAACACCGGCAGCTTCGCGCAGAGCCAGATTCCGGGCTTCGCGGCCGCCTTTGTCGCCGCCTTCGTCTGGGCGACCTACTCGGTGATGTCGCGCCGGCTGAAGGCGGTGCCGACCGATGCGGTGGCCGGCTTCTGCCTCGCCACCGCGCTGCTCGCCGCGCTCGTGCATCTGATGGTGGAGACCACGGTGTGGCCCGCGACGCCGCTGCAATGGCTCGCTCTCGTTGGACTCGGCATCGGCCCGGTGGGTGCTGCGTTCTTCGCCTGGGACATCGGCATGAAGCGCGGCGACATCCGCGTGCTCGGCGCTGCATCCTATGCCACGCCGCTATTGTCGACCGCCTTCCTGATCCTCGCGGGCTTCGCCAGACCGAGTGCCAACATCGCCATCGCTGCGATCCTGATCGCGGGCGGTGGCCTGATCGCGGCCAAGGACATGGTGTTGAGAAAGAGAACGTAGGATGGGTAGAGCGAAGCGAAACCCATCATGCCGCGCAATGCTCCAATTGATGGGTTTCGCTTCGCTCTACCCATCCTACGAAGAGGGCTCCCAGCCCCTCGGCGCCAGCTCGAAATTTGCAAACTCGAATCCCGGCGCCACGGTGCAGCCGACCAACGTCCAGTCTCCGGTGCTTTCCGCGGCCTGCCAGGCACCCGCCGGCACGATCGCCTGCGGCCGTTCGCCGCTGCTGACGTCGGGACCGAGCGTGACCCTGTGCCGGCTGCAGCCCTCATGGGCGATCTGCAGGACCAGCGGCGCACCGGCGTAGTAGTGCCAGACCTCGACCGCATCGATGCGATGCCAGTGCGAGCGC
The DNA window shown above is from Bradyrhizobium sp. ISRA464 and carries:
- a CDS encoding cupin domain-containing protein, which encodes MSQPSAAEIIAQLELKPHPEGGHYRETFRDKRCDGSGRACSTAIYFLLARGERSHWHRIDAVEVWHYYAGAPLVLQIAHEGCSRHRVTLGPDVSSGERPQAIVPAGAWQAAESTGDWTLVGCTVAPGFEFANFELAPRGWEPSS
- a CDS encoding EamA family transporter yields the protein MSTRTATLVGLTAILMWSLLSVMTVATGQIPAFQLAAMTFAIGAAVAFASFLFRPSAFAALKQPPVAWAVGVGGLFGYHALYFLALRFAPPAEAGLLNYLWPLLIVLFSSLLPGERLAVHHIVGAVLGLVGTVLLFAGNTGSFAQSQIPGFAAAFVAAFVWATYSVMSRRLKAVPTDAVAGFCLATALLAALVHLMVETTVWPATPLQWLALVGLGIGPVGAAFFAWDIGMKRGDIRVLGAASYATPLLSTAFLILAGFARPSANIAIAAILIAGGGLIAAKDMVLRKRT
- the phbB gene encoding acetoacetyl-CoA reductase, translated to MARVALVTGGTRGIGAAISKALKAAGYKVAATYGGNDAAAEKFKAETGIPVFKWDVASFDACADGVKKVEAELGPVDVLVNNAGITRDTAFHKMTLEQWNAVINTNLGSLFNMTRQVIEGMRARKFGRIISISSINGQKGQFGQVNYSAAKAGDIGFTKALAIENAKGGITVNVIAPGYINTEMVQAVPKDVLEKNVIPQIPVNRLGEPEEIARAVVFLAADDAGFITGSTLTINGGQYHA